A region from the Vicia villosa cultivar HV-30 ecotype Madison, WI linkage group LG3, Vvil1.0, whole genome shotgun sequence genome encodes:
- the LOC131657067 gene encoding protein neprosin-like isoform X1, with protein sequence MMNLMVFIVVCLSLTYCKIDARSNTLLEGENHFTRSNNLRKIQHQVDMDFYCVDIYEQPALQHPLLKNHKIQLYPTFAKNVIQSSLSNSKIMDGNADKCLAGQVPIYKRRKVHQIITNLSSRLQTDDFQSYSRSSPGYHTVTLGTTQNMIFHGASVEIGMYNLSLQGDQYSMSSMWLERGSSMELNSIQIGVGVHPSLYGDNKLRLTGHWTAQKKMGCYNDNCPGFVQVNQDKDYALGSVMYPTSLIGSQSKWTAPIKIKQDRTTGHWWLIMQKEPIYVGYWPKELFSHLSRGASLIRFGGQTYAPPNKDSPPMGSGRLPKEKFKNSGFMGLLKVIDSEYNENDINPKYMKQYSDAKPDCYDLWYHGYEGSEYKQSFLYGGPGGRNCDI encoded by the exons ATGATGAATTTAATGGTCTTTATAGTTGTTTGTTTGAGCCTAACATATTGCAAAATTGATGCTAGAAGCAATACTTTATTAGAAGGGGAAAATCATTTCACTCGATCTAATAACCTTAGG AAAATTCAGCATCAAGTGGACATGGATTTTTATTGTGTTGATATCTACGAGCAACCTGCTCTACAACACCCTTtactaaaaaatcacaaaattcag CTTTATCCCACCTTTGCAAAGAACGTCATACAAAGTAGTCTCTCTAATAGTAAAATTATGGATGGAAATGCGGATAAATGTTTAGCGGGACAAGTTCCTATTTACAAAAGGAGAAAAGTTCatcaaattattactaatttatcTTCAAGATTACAAACGGATGATTTTCAGTCGTATTCAAGAAGTTCTCCTGGCTATCAT ACTGTTACTCTTGGTACAACCCAAAATATGATATTTCACGGAGCATCCGTAGAAATCGGCATGTACAATCTATCACTTCAGGGAGACCAATACAGTATGTCTTCAATGTGGTTAGAAAGAGGATCCTCAATGGAACTCAATAGCATACAAATCGGAGTTGGG GTTCATCCAAGTTTATACGGAGATAATAAACTGCGACTAACTGGTCATTGGACG GCACAAAAAAAAATGGGATGTTACAATGATAATTGTCCGGGATTTGTGCAAGTCAACCAAGACAAAGATTATGCGCTTGGATCAGTCATGTACCCTACTAGTTTGATTGGATCACAATCAAAATGGACTGctccaatcaaaatcaaacag GATCGAACTACAGGTCATTGGTGGTTAATTATGCAAAAGGAACCAATATATGTTGGATATTGGCCAAAAGAATTATTCTCTCACTTAAGCAGAGGAGCATCTTTAATCAGATTTGGAGGCCAAACATATGCTCCACCTAATAAGGATAGTCCTCCAATGGGTAGCGGGAGATTGcctaaagaaaaattcaaaaactCAGGTTTCATGGGGTTGCTGAAGGTTATTGATTCAGAATATAATGAAAATGACATAAATCCCAAATATATGAAGCAGTATAGTGATGCTAAGCCAGACTGTTATGACTTGTGGTATCATGGTTATGAAGGATCTGAGTATAAGCAAAGTTTTCTTTATGGTGGACCAGGTGGTCGAAATTGTGATATATGA
- the LOC131657067 gene encoding protein neprosin-like isoform X2 has protein sequence MVFIVVCLSLTYCKIDARSNTLLEGENHFTRSNNLRHQVDMDFYCVDIYEQPALQHPLLKNHKIQLYPTFAKNVIQSSLSNSKIMDGNADKCLAGQVPIYKRRKVHQIITNLSSRLQTDDFQSYSRSSPGYHTVTLGTTQNMIFHGASVEIGMYNLSLQGDQYSMSSMWLERGSSMELNSIQIGVGVHPSLYGDNKLRLTGHWTAQKKMGCYNDNCPGFVQVNQDKDYALGSVMYPTSLIGSQSKWTAPIKIKQDRTTGHWWLIMQKEPIYVGYWPKELFSHLSRGASLIRFGGQTYAPPNKDSPPMGSGRLPKEKFKNSGFMGLLKVIDSEYNENDINPKYMKQYSDAKPDCYDLWYHGYEGSEYKQSFLYGGPGGRNCDI, from the exons ATGGTCTTTATAGTTGTTTGTTTGAGCCTAACATATTGCAAAATTGATGCTAGAAGCAATACTTTATTAGAAGGGGAAAATCATTTCACTCGATCTAATAACCTTAGG CATCAAGTGGACATGGATTTTTATTGTGTTGATATCTACGAGCAACCTGCTCTACAACACCCTTtactaaaaaatcacaaaattcag CTTTATCCCACCTTTGCAAAGAACGTCATACAAAGTAGTCTCTCTAATAGTAAAATTATGGATGGAAATGCGGATAAATGTTTAGCGGGACAAGTTCCTATTTACAAAAGGAGAAAAGTTCatcaaattattactaatttatcTTCAAGATTACAAACGGATGATTTTCAGTCGTATTCAAGAAGTTCTCCTGGCTATCAT ACTGTTACTCTTGGTACAACCCAAAATATGATATTTCACGGAGCATCCGTAGAAATCGGCATGTACAATCTATCACTTCAGGGAGACCAATACAGTATGTCTTCAATGTGGTTAGAAAGAGGATCCTCAATGGAACTCAATAGCATACAAATCGGAGTTGGG GTTCATCCAAGTTTATACGGAGATAATAAACTGCGACTAACTGGTCATTGGACG GCACAAAAAAAAATGGGATGTTACAATGATAATTGTCCGGGATTTGTGCAAGTCAACCAAGACAAAGATTATGCGCTTGGATCAGTCATGTACCCTACTAGTTTGATTGGATCACAATCAAAATGGACTGctccaatcaaaatcaaacag GATCGAACTACAGGTCATTGGTGGTTAATTATGCAAAAGGAACCAATATATGTTGGATATTGGCCAAAAGAATTATTCTCTCACTTAAGCAGAGGAGCATCTTTAATCAGATTTGGAGGCCAAACATATGCTCCACCTAATAAGGATAGTCCTCCAATGGGTAGCGGGAGATTGcctaaagaaaaattcaaaaactCAGGTTTCATGGGGTTGCTGAAGGTTATTGATTCAGAATATAATGAAAATGACATAAATCCCAAATATATGAAGCAGTATAGTGATGCTAAGCCAGACTGTTATGACTTGTGGTATCATGGTTATGAAGGATCTGAGTATAAGCAAAGTTTTCTTTATGGTGGACCAGGTGGTCGAAATTGTGATATATGA